A single genomic interval of Lathyrus oleraceus cultivar Zhongwan6 chromosome 7, CAAS_Psat_ZW6_1.0, whole genome shotgun sequence harbors:
- the LOC127102923 gene encoding secreted RxLR effector protein 161, with protein sequence MKDLGTAFVLGIQILRDHSRGLLGLSQRSYIDIVLDRFSMKDSKPGDIHVAKGDKFCLKLWPTMDLEKEEMHKVPYASAVGSLMYAQVFTRPDLAFIVGVLGRYLSNPDMQHWIAVKRVMRYLKRTRDFMLIYIKSDNLEIIGYSDSDFAGCTDSIHSIYGYIFLLARGAIS encoded by the coding sequence ATGAAAGATCTTGGGACCGCCTTTGTCTTAGGAATTCAAATACTTAGAGACCATTCTAGGGGTCTTTTAGGATTGTCACAAAGGAGCTACATTGATATAGTTCTGGATAGATTCTCCATGAAAGATAGTAAACCAGGAGACATACATGTTGCTAAAGGAGACAAGTTTTGTCTCAAACTGTGGCCCACTATGGATCTTGAAAAGGAAGAGATGCATAAGGTTCCATATGCTTCAGCTGTGGGAAGTCTTATGTATGCTCAAGTTTTCACCCGTCCCGACTTAGCATTCATTGTAGGAGTTCTTGGAAGATATCTAAGCAACCCTGATATGCAACACTGGATAGCAGTAAAGCGTGTAATGCGCTACCTGAAAAGAACAAGAGACTTCATGCTCATTTATATAAAGTCAGATAACTTGGAGATCATTGGGTATTCTGACTCAGATTTTGCAGGATGCACGGATAGCATACATTCCATATATGGTTACATCTTTCTCTTGGCTCGAGGAGCCATCTCCTAG